GCTATCGCCGCCGGGATGACCCGGCTCGGGTTCGCCGAGCGCCCGCGCTCGATCCCCGAGAAGCAGGCCGCGGCGGCCGTCGGTCAGTCGGCGCTCATGTGGCACTACGAGCAGGCCTTCGCCCGCCACGACCTCAAGGTGGCTCAGGTGCTGCTGACCCAGGAGGATATCAGTCACCGGGCGCGGTACCTGAACGCCCGCAATACGTTGCTGACGCTTCTCGGCTTCGGCGTCCTCCCTGTCGTCAACGAGAACGACACCGTCGCGGTCGAGGAGATCAAGGTCGGCGACAACGACAACCTCGCCGCTCTGGTGAGCCACCTGGTCGACGCCGACCTCCTGGTGCTGCTCACCGACGTGGACGGCCTCTACACGGGGGATCCCCGGCGGGACCCGAGCGCCCGGAAGCTCGAGGTGGTGGAGGCGCTGACGGACGAGGTCCAGCACCTGGCGCAGGACGCCGAGGGGGCGCTGTCGGTCGGCGGCATGAGCACCAAGCTCCAGGCTGCCCAGAAGGCCATGGCCTCGGGGATTCCGATGGTCATCGCCAGCGGACACGAGCCCCTTACGATCGAGCGGCTCCTCGGCGGCGCGCCGGTGGGGACGGTCTTCGTTCCCAAGGCGGACCGGCTCGGGGCGCGTAAACGCTGGCTCGCTTTCGCCGTGCCACCGCAGGGGCGGCTGACCGTGGACGCCGGCGCGAAGCGGGCGCTGGCTGAGCGCGGCAAGAGCCTGCTCCCCTCGGGTGTCGTCGAGGTGGAAGGCGAATTCCAGGCGGGCGAGGTGGTCGTCCTGGCCACGGCCGACGGCAAGGAGTTCGCCCGCGGCCTCACCA
This sequence is a window from Candidatus Rokuibacteriota bacterium. Protein-coding genes within it:
- the proB gene encoding glutamate 5-kinase, giving the protein MGEARQLASTGARKLLAKARRLVVKVGSGLIATPGAGLDAARIGRLADDLARIVAGRREVVLVSSGAIAAGMTRLGFAERPRSIPEKQAAAAVGQSALMWHYEQAFARHDLKVAQVLLTQEDISHRARYLNARNTLLTLLGFGVLPVVNENDTVAVEEIKVGDNDNLAALVSHLVDADLLVLLTDVDGLYTGDPRRDPSARKLEVVEALTDEVQHLAQDAEGALSVGGMSTKLQAAQKAMASGIPMVIASGHEPLTIERLLGGAPVGTVFVPKADRLGARKRWLAFAVPPQGRLTVDAGAKRALAERGKSLLPSGVVEVEGEFQAGEVVVLATADGKEFARGLTNYDAEELRRIRGARTTAIEGILGYKRWDEVIHRDNLVVL